The genomic stretch GCCAGACGGCATGCTGGACTGGGTGGTGCCCGAGCCGCAGCTGGACGCGTCGGCCGCCGACAACCTCGCCGGAGCCGACGCCATAATCTTCGGGCGGCGCACGTACGAGATGTTCGAAAGCTTCTGGCCCGGCGCCGCCAAGGACGCCCACGCCGCCGGCGCCGAAGACCCGCACGCGCCCGGCGAGCGCAGCCACGACATGAGCGCCATTGCCCGGTGGATCAACGAATCCGCCAAGCTGGTGTTCAGCACCACACGCACCGACTTCCCGTGGCAGAACTCGCGCGTTCTGCCGTCCTTTGATCCGGCGGAGATCGAGGCGCTCAAAGCCGGACCCGGCAAGGACATCATGGTGTTCGGCAGCGGCAGCATCGTGGCGCGGCTCACGGAGCACGGCCTCATCGACGAGTATCAGCTCATCGTACAGCCCGTGTTCCTGGGCGCCGGCCGTCCGCTCATCGAAGACGCCGCCCAGCGTCGCACGCTGCAACTGCTTGAGGCGACGCCGTATCCGTCCGGCATCGTCCGGCTGCGGTACGCGCCCAAGGGCTGAGCTTCGAACGATCCAGATCGACCGGAATCCACCCCGCCCAATAGAGCAGGGATGAACACAAGAGCGCGGCGGCCGATGGCCCCCGCGCTTCCGTTTTTCATCCTCCGCGGCACTCCCGAAATCCCGCGCGGCGGCGTGAAAACAAACGGACGCGCATCCGTCCTCACGCACTGACGCACCCCGCACTCACGCACTCCCATCCGTCCCATCACGCCAATCTTCTGCCCCGCCAAGGGGTTGCAGCGGAGCGCCCGCTTTCGTAAGTAGGGGGGTGTGATCCGTTTTTCGACTACCCGCAGGCCGGAGAAAGAATGCAGCAGAACCGCCAACCGAGATCCGTTTTCGTCTCCTTGACGGAGTACGCCCATGCATCATGAAACCGCTCTGATCGTCATGCTCGCCGCGGGCTTCGGCCTCGCGTTCGTGCTGGGGATGGCGGCGCACCGCGTGGGGCTCCCGCCGCTGGTGGGCTACCTGCTGGCCGGCGTGGCGGCCGGCCCGTTCACCCCGGGCTTCGTGGGCGACGCCGGGTTGGCATCGCAGCTGGCCGAGATCGGCGTCATTCTGCTGATGTTCGGCGTGGGCCTGCACTTTTCGCTCGGCGACCTGCTGGCGGTGCGAAAGATCTCCCTTCCCGGCGCCGTGGTGCAGATCGCCGTGGCCACCGCGGCGGGCGCGCTGCTGAGCCGCCTGTGGGGATGGCCGTGGGGGCAGGGCCTGGTGTTCGGCCTGTCGCTGTCGGTCGCCAGCACCGTGGTGCTGCTGCGCGCGCTGGAAGAGCGGGGGCTGGTGGATTCGGCGGACGGGCGGATCGCGGTGGGCTGGCTGATCGTGGAAGACCTGGCGATGGTGCTGGCGCTCGTGCTGCTCCCCGCGCTCGCGGGCCCGCTCGGCGGCACGCCGGCGGAGGGCGAGGGCAGCGTGCTGATGGCGGTGCTGCTGACGCTGGGCAAGGTGGTCGCGTTCCTGGCCCTGATGTTCGTCGTCGGGCGCCGCGCGGTGCCGTGGCTGCTGGCGCGCGTGGCGCGGACGGGCTCGCGCGAGCTGTTTACGCTCAGCGTGCTGGCCGTGGCGCTGGGAATCGCCGTGGGCGCGGCGCTGCTGTTCGGCGTGTCTTTCGCGCTGGGGGCCTTTTTCGCCGGCGTGGTGATCAGCGAATCGGACCTCAGCCACCAGGCGTCGGCCGACGCGCTGCCGTTTCAGGACGCGTTCGCGGTGCTCTTCTTCGTGTCCGTGGGCATGCTGTTCGACCCCGCGGTGCTGCTGCGGCAGCCGCTTCAGGTTCTGGCCGTGGTCGCCATCATCCTGGTGGTGAAGTCGCTGGCGGCTTTGGGGATCGTGCTCGCCTTCCGCTATCCCGTGCGGACGGCGCTGGTGGTGGCGGCCAGCCTGGCGCAGATCGGCGAGTTCAGCTTCATCCTGGCGGGACTGGGGATGAGCCTGGGGCTGCTGACGCAGGAAGGGCACAGCCTGATCCTGGCGGGCGCGCTGCTGTCCATCACCATCAACCCGCTGATCTTTGCGACGGTGGCGCCCATCGAAAAATGGGTGCGTGCCCGGCCGCGGATCGCGGACCTGCTGGAGCGCCCCGCGGGCGAGTTGGCGGAACTGCCGGCCGACGTGCACGAGGAGGGACTGCGCGATCACGCGGTGCTGGTGGGGCACGGCCGGGTGGGCGCGCCGGTGGGCGAGGCGCTGGCGGCGGAAGGGATTCCGTACGTGGTGGTGGAGCAGAACCGCGAAGAGGTGGAAGCGCTTCGTGCGCGCGGAGTTCCGGCGCTGTTTGGAGATGCCAGCCGCCCGGGCATCCTGCACCACGCGCACCTGGAGCGCGCCAGGCTTCTCATCGTTTCCGCGCCCGATGCGTTCCAGGCGCGGCTGATTCTGGACCACGCGCGCAAGGTGAACCCGGGGATCGACACCGTGGTGCGCACGCACAGCGACGAGGAGCGCACGCACCTGGAGGCGTCGGGCGTGGGGCGCGCGGTGGTGGGCGAGCGCGAGCTGGCGCTGGCCATGGTGCGATACGCGTTTTCCGCCTTTGGCGTGCAGGGCGACATGTCCGCCGTGGCCGCCCGCATGCTGCAGCTCGGCGATCCGCACACCGGCCGCAAGCGCAGGCCGACGGCGTGATCCGCGCCGGAGGGAATCGCGCGGGCCGGGCCACGCGGCTTTCATCCGCTGTGGCGTATTCTGGATGGAACGATGATCGGCCGCCGGGCGCGCATGGTGCGCCCGGCGGCCGATCTGCTTTCCCGCGGCAGCACATGTCAGGTGGCTGCAGCCTCGCCTGCCGAAACGATCTGCCCGTGTTCCTGCTTTGTGGATGAGGGCAGGGGCGATGGATCAGCAGGCCGGCTTGTACGGGTAGCCGCACGTTTCCACGCAGCTGAATTCATCGCACGTGTTGTAGCCGATCGTACAATTGACCTCGGTGCGAAAGCAGCGGGGGAGCAGCGTCGCGTGTCCCTGCACGGTTCCACGCACGGGCGACCTCTCCGACTCGGCCACGAACGAATCCACCGTCAGCGCGTCCACGTTCAGCACGATCTTCTTCATGGGACTGCTCTTGGCAAGGTTCCGGGGCGGATGCGAATGGGTGCCCGAACCTTATCTGATCCCGTCACATTCTGCAACCCGGCTGACGGTGCAATCCGGTGGAGAATGATGATGGCTCTCCGAGGATGGGATCCGCCCGCGGGCTGAATGACCGC from Longimicrobium terrae encodes the following:
- a CDS encoding dihydrofolate reductase family protein is translated as MRRIVMFNQVSAEGFFASPDGMLDWVVPEPQLDASAADNLAGADAIIFGRRTYEMFESFWPGAAKDAHAAGAEDPHAPGERSHDMSAIARWINESAKLVFSTTRTDFPWQNSRVLPSFDPAEIEALKAGPGKDIMVFGSGSIVARLTEHGLIDEYQLIVQPVFLGAGRPLIEDAAQRRTLQLLEATPYPSGIVRLRYAPKG
- the ybaL gene encoding YbaL family putative K(+) efflux transporter; protein product: MHHETALIVMLAAGFGLAFVLGMAAHRVGLPPLVGYLLAGVAAGPFTPGFVGDAGLASQLAEIGVILLMFGVGLHFSLGDLLAVRKISLPGAVVQIAVATAAGALLSRLWGWPWGQGLVFGLSLSVASTVVLLRALEERGLVDSADGRIAVGWLIVEDLAMVLALVLLPALAGPLGGTPAEGEGSVLMAVLLTLGKVVAFLALMFVVGRRAVPWLLARVARTGSRELFTLSVLAVALGIAVGAALLFGVSFALGAFFAGVVISESDLSHQASADALPFQDAFAVLFFVSVGMLFDPAVLLRQPLQVLAVVAIILVVKSLAALGIVLAFRYPVRTALVVAASLAQIGEFSFILAGLGMSLGLLTQEGHSLILAGALLSITINPLIFATVAPIEKWVRARPRIADLLERPAGELAELPADVHEEGLRDHAVLVGHGRVGAPVGEALAAEGIPYVVVEQNREEVEALRARGVPALFGDASRPGILHHAHLERARLLIVSAPDAFQARLILDHARKVNPGIDTVVRTHSDEERTHLEASGVGRAVVGERELALAMVRYAFSAFGVQGDMSAVAARMLQLGDPHTGRKRRPTA